A window of Gemmatimonadota bacterium contains these coding sequences:
- a CDS encoding glycosyltransferase codes for MIRRIALLGSAGSVHVVRWANALASRGREIHLISMHPPSPSLRPEVHIHPLPVPAPAGYVLNARSVRAALRTIRPEVLNTHFASGYGTLGRLSRFHPHALSVWGSDIEYFPNRSRIHRRILCANLASADRIFATSQALLRGVRDLAPGVPATQTPFGVDVGRFSPRTKAEPGGSVTVGTVRSLKPVYGIDLLLRGFARAVETLRRTRDPAGDRMRLRVVGGGPEAAALQSLARELGISDRTEFRGRISHDRIPEELHGFDVFVAPSRREGLGVAVLEAAACGVPVVASRVGGLPETVDDGRSGILLEPEDVDALATALIQLCTDAGLRARMGRHGREWVLDRFAWEDCISTMEDALELVGRSHGEGE; via the coding sequence ATGATCCGTCGAATCGCACTTCTCGGGTCGGCGGGCTCGGTCCATGTCGTTCGCTGGGCGAACGCGCTGGCCTCGCGCGGGCGGGAGATCCACCTGATCAGCATGCATCCGCCTTCTCCGTCCCTGCGCCCGGAAGTCCACATACATCCCCTTCCCGTGCCTGCGCCCGCCGGATATGTGCTGAACGCGCGAAGCGTCCGCGCGGCCCTCCGGACGATCAGGCCGGAAGTCCTGAACACGCACTTCGCCAGCGGATACGGAACACTGGGGAGGTTGTCGCGCTTTCACCCGCACGCCCTGTCTGTGTGGGGCAGCGACATCGAGTACTTCCCGAACCGGTCCCGGATTCACCGCCGGATCCTGTGCGCCAACCTGGCCTCGGCCGACCGGATCTTCGCGACCAGCCAGGCACTCTTGCGCGGCGTTCGCGATCTTGCCCCCGGGGTTCCCGCAACGCAGACCCCCTTCGGCGTGGATGTGGGTCGTTTCTCGCCACGCACCAAAGCGGAGCCGGGCGGGAGCGTCACGGTGGGGACGGTGCGATCGCTCAAGCCGGTCTACGGGATTGACCTGCTGCTCCGGGGATTTGCGCGGGCCGTGGAGACTCTTCGCCGGACACGAGATCCGGCCGGAGACCGCATGCGGCTTCGGGTCGTGGGGGGCGGACCGGAAGCGGCGGCGCTTCAATCGCTGGCGCGGGAACTGGGCATCTCTGACCGAACGGAGTTTCGGGGGCGCATCTCCCACGATCGGATTCCGGAGGAACTGCACGGCTTCGATGTGTTCGTGGCGCCGAGCCGTCGCGAAGGCCTGGGCGTTGCGGTTCTGGAGGCCGCGGCGTGCGGGGTTCCCGTGGTCGCCTCGCGGGTGGGGGGGCTTCCGGAAACGGTCGATGACGGCCGGTCCGGCATCCTCCTTGAACCGGAAGATGTGGACGCGCTCGCCACCGCCCTCATTCAGCTCTGCACGGACGCGGGCCTGCGTGCCCGCATGGGTCGCCATGGGCGCGAATGGGTGCTCGACCGGTTTGCCTGGGAAGACTGCATCTCCACCATGGAAGACGCGCTGGAACTCGTCGGGCGTTCACACGGAGAGGGCGAGTGA
- a CDS encoding glycosyltransferase family 4 protein — translation MRILYISQYFPPEVGATQSRAHAMARGLVQAGHRVTMLTEFPNHPTGVIPPGYRGKLFERDTLDGIDILRVRVLASPRPGFVRRMLFYLSFMVMAAFAGVAVARGRFDVVYVTSPPLFAGASALVVRALRRIPMVMEVRDLWPESAVQLGELREGFACRMAERLEAACYRHSRRVVAVTEGIRTALQEKGVPDARIISIPNGADTDLFRPHSRAKRREECPLDLEPDDFAVVYTGLHGLAHGLETIQDAAEILREERTIRFVFVGSGPRKAALVERARGRGLDQVSFFDEVPEADLPHILARADVGIDTRRKLGITTGTLPAKMFNYMACECPVLLAIEGEAAEMLAGARAGVAVPPEDPEALAGAILRLRSDAERRVRLGKNGREFVLKHHSRSALARKLESVLREETGF, via the coding sequence GTGAGGATTCTCTACATCTCCCAGTACTTCCCGCCCGAAGTGGGCGCGACCCAGTCCCGGGCACACGCCATGGCGCGCGGGTTGGTACAGGCCGGACACAGGGTCACCATGTTGACCGAGTTTCCCAACCACCCGACCGGAGTCATTCCGCCCGGGTATCGCGGCAAGCTCTTCGAGAGGGACACGCTGGACGGAATCGACATCCTGCGCGTGCGGGTTCTCGCGTCGCCCCGCCCGGGTTTTGTCCGCAGGATGTTGTTCTACCTGAGCTTCATGGTGATGGCGGCCTTTGCGGGTGTGGCCGTGGCGCGCGGCCGGTTCGATGTCGTCTATGTCACCTCCCCGCCACTCTTCGCGGGGGCGTCCGCGCTGGTCGTTCGCGCCCTACGCCGCATCCCGATGGTGATGGAGGTGCGCGACCTGTGGCCCGAGTCGGCGGTGCAGTTGGGAGAACTGCGCGAAGGGTTCGCGTGCCGGATGGCGGAGCGACTCGAAGCGGCGTGCTATCGACACTCCCGGCGGGTGGTGGCGGTCACGGAGGGAATCCGGACGGCTCTGCAGGAAAAGGGCGTGCCGGACGCGCGGATCATCAGCATCCCGAATGGCGCGGACACGGACCTCTTCCGTCCGCACTCCCGGGCGAAGCGCCGCGAGGAGTGTCCGCTCGATCTGGAACCGGACGACTTTGCGGTTGTCTACACCGGGTTGCACGGCCTGGCCCACGGGCTGGAGACGATCCAGGACGCGGCGGAGATCCTGCGGGAGGAACGCACGATCCGCTTTGTGTTCGTGGGAAGCGGCCCCCGAAAGGCCGCGCTGGTGGAGAGGGCGCGGGGGCGCGGGTTGGATCAGGTCTCGTTTTTCGACGAAGTGCCGGAAGCCGACCTTCCGCACATTCTTGCGCGTGCGGATGTGGGGATCGACACGCGAAGAAAGCTTGGAATCACAACCGGAACCCTCCCGGCGAAGATGTTCAACTACATGGCGTGCGAGTGCCCGGTGCTTCTGGCCATCGAGGGCGAAGCGGCGGAGATGCTTGCCGGAGCCCGTGCGGGAGTCGCGGTGCCCCCCGAAGATCCGGAGGCGCTGGCCGGAGCGATCCTTCGACTTCGCTCGGATGCCGAGCGAAGGGTCCGTCTGGGGAAGAACGGCCGGGAGTTCGTGTTGAAGCACCACTCCCGTTCGGCCCTCGCCCGGAAACTGGAGTCGGTGTTGCGAGAGGAAACGGGTTTCTGA